The Bombus huntii isolate Logan2020A chromosome 1, iyBomHunt1.1, whole genome shotgun sequence genome contains a region encoding:
- the LOC126863421 gene encoding peptidyl-prolyl cis-trans isomerase 5 isoform X4: protein MGVVLATFCSSSNADDKKGPKVTDKVWFDINIDGKYEGRIEIGLFGKTVPKTVQNFIALAKKPQGEGYKGSKFHRVIREFMIQGGDFTKGDGTGGRSIYGARFEDENFKLKHYGAGWLSMANAGKDTNGSQFFITVKQTPWLDGRHVVFGKIIKGMDVVRKIENVNTDTRDRPTKDVVIADCGAEVVAEPFSVSKESATD, encoded by the exons a TGGGAGTCGTGTTAGCGACCTTTTGTTCAAGTAGTAACGCTGACGATAAAAAAGGCCCAAAAGTTACAGATAAg GTATGGTTTGACATTAATATTGATGGTAAATATGAAGGAAGAATTGAGATTGGGCTGTTTGGAAAAACAGTTCCAAAGACTGTCCAGAACTTCATTGCATTAGCAAAAAAACCTCAAGGAGAAGGATATAAGGGTAGTAAATTTCATAGAGTCATTCGTGAATTTATGATTCAAGGAGGAGATTTTACAAAAGGAGATGGAACTGGAG gtCGCAGTATTTATGGAGCTCGTTTTGAagatgaaaatttcaaattgaaacaTTATGGTGCTGGATGGTTGTCTATGGCAAATGCTGGAAAAGATACCAATGGATCACAGTTCTTTATTACTGTGAAACAAACTCCTTGGCTTGATGGTAGACATGTCGTATTTGGCAAAATAATTAAGGGAATG gACGTagtaagaaaaattgaaaatgtaaatacTGATACTCGAGATAGACCAACAAAAGATGTTGTAATTGCTGATTGTGGTGCAGAAGTAGTAGCAGAACCTTTCAGTGTATCAAAGGAAAGTGCTACTGATTAA
- the LOC126878380 gene encoding CCR4-NOT transcription complex subunit 10: MGETSEIQNKDIGPGVITEQERELAQNALSEFQKGAYANCLSYLNKLETLRPKDLKVMHNKVVVECYKNDLKKTELLRKSLNAICGQMSTIDSTETIDDIEKCVMRYNQAVLLYHTKQYNAAIQIMNRLFAFIEPMEESLAHKVCLLLIELHIVTEQPDAALSLINYIESQLISTDNSKISSVDKEGIIKSIKEQKEPKREVDIVTDAFKLKLLKCKARIYLMMHQLKLCKREWKTLVSLGTPVNISTVFLKANLEYLRGNYKKAIKLLNSVTSENLDFKTCGESSAVLYYNNMACLHLAMGKPNLASFYLRKALHENKCALESVQVKDNDPLSSRPLCTLGGNKHYELMYSLGVSLLHAGHASLAFDCFMEAAQKLHNNPKLWLRIAECCIYCHKPTNEVDFNIPKRRKDLVQKVVGTGIYRKIILASSLSKDIKYHPEGFPSAIPQLTLEFASLCLKNALFLLPNNNELNVPITPITAPQTVPLSLTAGHNLGSQHSTLMSQTTTVEALNLKISVLAASAYVCLCLGDYVIALEHAKALLNTNKLPGAYRMLGNLYAAESLIFMDKISEAIEYLKPENIQDLSTSVLIPETQDKDKEKSDEVISKPIKMWYPTTVPTGIAVLRYNLAVAYAIRGELDKSGETLKQVWMSKGPDCDVPIHVIMLALYIELQLGHADISRSIIKQHCPQYR; encoded by the exons atgggTGAAACATCTGAAATACAGAATAAAGATATCGGTCCTGGAGTTATAACTGAACAAGAACGTGAATTGGCTCAAAATGCACTATCTGAATTTCAAAAAGGAGCATATGCTAACTGTCTGTcatatttaaacaaattagAGACCTTAAGACCCAAAGACTTGAAAGTAATGCATAATAAAGTTGTGGTAGAATGTTACAAAAATGATTTAAAGAAAACagaattattaagaaaaagtTTGAATGCAATATGTGGCCAAATGTCTACAATTGATTCCACTGAAACCATAGATGATATTGAGAAATGTGTTATGAGATACAATCAAGCAGTTTTATTATATCacacaaaacaatataatGCTGCAATTCAAATTATGAATAGATTATTTGCTTTCATAGAACCTATGG agGAATCACTGGCACATAAAGTGTGCCTTCTTTTAATAGAATTACATATAGTAACGGAACAACCAGATGCAGCGTTATCTCTAATTAATTACATAGAAAGTCAACTTATATCCACAGATAATTCCAAAATTTCATCTGTTGACAAAGAAGGTATAATAAAATCCATAAAAGAACAGAAGGAACCAAAAAGAGAAGTTGATATAGTTACAGATGCATTTaaactaaaattattaaaatgtaaagCTAGAATATACCTTATGATGCATCAATTGAAATTATGTAAAAGGGAATGGAAGACATTAGTTTCTTTGGGTACACCTGTA AATATATCAACTGTATTTTTAAAAGCTAATCTTGAGTATTTAAGAGGCAATTACAAGAAAGCcattaaattattgaattctGTAACATCAGAGAATTTAGATTTTAA GACTTGTGGAGAATCTTCTGCTGTgttatattacaataatatggcATGTTTACATCTTGCTATGGGTAAACCAAATTTAGCAAGTTTCTACTTACGAAAGGCTTTACATGAAAATAAATGTGCTCTAGAAAGCGTACAAGTAAAAGATAATG ATCCTTTATCTTCACGACCACTGTGTACGCTTGGTGGAAATAAACATTATGAATTAATGTATAGTCTTGGTGTATCACTTTTACATGCAGGACATGCATCGCTTGCTTTCGATTGTTTCATGGAAGCTGCACAAAAGCTTCATAATAATCCTAAATTATGGCTGAGAATTGCTGAGTGTTGTATTTATTGTCAtaaaccg aCAAATGAAGTTGATTTTAATATTccaaaacgaagaaaagatcTAGTACAAAAAGTTGTTGGTACTGGAATTTATAGAAAGATTATTTTAGCTTCTTCTCTTTCCAAAGATATAAAGTATCATCCTGAAGGTTTTCCTTCCGCTATACCACAATTAACATTAGAATTCGCTTCTCTGTGTTTAAAGAAtgcgttatttttattaccaAATAACAATGAACTTAATGTACCAATTACACCAATTACTGCTCCACAAACAGTACCTTTATCATTAACAGCCGGTCATAATTtag gcTCTCAACATTCAACTTTAATGTCTCAAACTACTACCGTTGAAgcgttaaatttaaaaattagcgTTCTGGCTGCAAGTGCTTATGTATGCTTATGTCTTGGTGATTATGTTATTGCACTTGAACATGCTAAAGCATTACTAAATACTAATAAATTACCTGGTGCATATAGAATGTTAGGAAATCTTTACGCAGCAGAAAGTTTGATATTTATGGACAAAATTAGCGAAGCCATTGAATATCTGAAACCGGAAAATATTCAAGATTTAAGTACTTCTGTACTTATTCCTGAAACTCaagataaagataaagaaaaatcAGATGAGGTTATTTCAAAACCAATAAAAA TGTGGTATCCGACGACAGTTCCTACGGGTATTGCTGTACTTCGTTATAACTTAGCCGTAGCTTACGCAATCCGTGGTGAACTCGATAAGTCTGGAGAAACTTTAAAACAG GTTTGGATGTCAAAGGGCCCAGACTGTGATGTTCCTATACATGTAATAATGCTAGCTTTATATATAGAATTGCAATTAG GTCATGCGGATATTTCAAGATCAATAATAAAACAACATTGTCCACAGTATCGTTGA
- the LOC126878373 gene encoding zinc finger protein 595-like yields the protein MSDIKYQQSKILSQHSVEDQDNSILQVVQKSPSEINEVNVVDYLQDCVNKLLTKDSGIHLSSTPIYNSNIESQLKNKNDYKNSIEFDFIKIENIFLQNIPNSQNELRFKCIEQNHLKMKNESAESITHLDEKNTNSIKLIKMNNAIDTEDVKSNNIPVKIKKAFVLEKNVFTQVKDKSYNLEVKNENLNDENNDPETKFITSNNQSKIKINNLVMLNKQVKTCSQCSMTFRYKRHLDRHLEGHQKNNCSHCSAKFARRKHLDIHLFRSHGERVTKYPHFCDVCSRSFPKRILLNRHRAKHNYENGKVCSDCGEMLKAEEDDKEHKENHCTRKQFKCKRCLQTFSIEQTYIAHIQNHDNYKCPKCDVTFASKKKVHEHCKMVHSSKLNHDKISNNGIYFCTDCRHTFLKKDDYSRHLDSTLHLNKVNREIFQRDIFTCLICSKKLISQRALDQHVRRIHKEEKRFTCNIYGCTFQCARKSDLDRHRQLHVEQRNVVCEQCGKTFTSVSILNDHVLYIHNKERQFICEECGKAFKRNSLLKRHKLSHQQYRPFVCMQCNTAFKRSHHLSRHMETCHRITLEKKKKVVKLMKTEDGHLVPVPEKPKKLKPKKLKMKAGSNKILLSDDKSVTFQNVDINNKYSDSYLEAQTLLNSNDLCENSPLPLELTNVLSNTDFAPQVLSLVDINAEQIVTVEVTTPKTLIMNDLVDQFEINCNEILNLTNYQDLELQYGISNTDQNLYDHINYSELSLGTVEGTSFFVDSNINKLDTLPIENYLNQSFPSFLNF from the exons atGTCAGATATCAAATATCAACAATCAAAAATATTATCACAACATTCAGTTGAAGATCAG gaTAATTCAATACTACAGGTAGTACAAAAATCTCCTTCAGAAATTAACGAGGTTAATGTCGTTGATTATTTACAAGATTGTGTAAATAAACTTTTAACTAAAGATTCAGGAATACATTTATCTTCTACACCAATATATAATTCAAATATTGAGTCACaattgaaaaacaaaaatgattataaaaatagtatcgaatttgattttataaaaattgaaaacatttttttacaaaatataccAAATTCTCAAAATGAATTGAGATTTAAATGCATAGAGCAAAatcatttaaaaatgaaaaatgaatctGCAGAATCTATAACTCATTTAGATGAAAAGAATACTAAtagtattaaattaataaaaatgaataatgcAATTGATACAGAAGATGTAAAAAGTAACAATATTCctgttaaaataaaaaaggctTTTGTACTtgagaaaaatgtttttactCAAGTTAAAGATAAATCGTATAACTTAGAAGTTaagaatgaaaatttgaatgatgaaaataatgatcctgaaactaaatttataaCATCAAATAATCAgagtaaaattaaaatcaataatctagttatgttaaataaacaagttaaaacatGTAGTCAATGTTCAATGACATTTAGATACAAAAGACATTTAGATCGGCATCTGGAAGGTcatcaaaaaaataattgttctCACTGCAGTGCAAAATTTGCCAGGCGTAAACACCTTGATATACACTTATTTCGTTCACATGGTGAAAGAGTAACAAAATATCCACATTTTTGTGATGTATGTTCCCGTAGTTTTCCTAaacgtattttattaaatcgtCATCGTGCAAAACACAACTATGAAAACGGCAAAGTTTGTTCAGATTGTGGAGAAATGTTGAAAGCAGAAGAAGATGATAAGGAACACAAAGAAAATCATTGCACACGAAAACAATTTAAGTGTAAAAGATGTTTACAAACATTTAGTATTGAACAGACATATATAGCTCATATCCAAAAtcatgataattataaatgtccaAAGTGTGATGTCACTTTTGCCTCCAAAAAGAAGGTGCATGAACATTGTAAAATGGTGCATTCTTCAAAATTGAATCAtgataaaatatcaaataacg GTATTTACTTTTGTACTGACTGCAGGCatacttttttaaaaaagGATGATTATTCTCGTCATTTAGATTCTACATTACATCTTAATAAAGTAAACAGGGAAATATTCCAAAGAGACATTTTTACATGCCTAATTTGTTctaagaaattaatttcacaaAGAGCTCTCGATCAACATGTTAGACGTAtacataaagaagaaaaaagatttaCATGCAATATATATGGTTGTACATTTCAGTGTGCAAGAAAATCAGACTTGGATAGACATAGACAATTACATGTAGAACAAAGAAATGTTGTATGTGAACAATGTGGTAAAACTTTTACTAGTGTTAGTATTCTTAATGATCATGTTCTCTATATACACAATAAGGAAAGACAATTTATATGTGAAGAATGTGGTAAAGCATTTAAACGAAATAGTTTATTAAAAAGACATAAATTATCTCATCAACAATATCGGCCATTTGTTTGTATGCAATGCAATACTGCTTTCAAGAGATCCCATCATCTTTCTCGTCATATGGAAACTTGTCATAGAATTACACttgagaagaaaaagaag GTTGTAAAACTTATGAAAACAGAAGATGGTCATCTTGTTCCAGTACCAGAGAAACCAAAAAAGCTTAAAcctaaaaaattaaaaatgaaagcAGGATCTAATAAAATCTTATTGTCAGATGACAAATCTGTTACTTTTCAAAACGTGgatattaataacaaatattctgATTCATATTTGGAAGCACAAACATTGCTTAATTCTAATGACTTATGTGAAAATTCACCATTGCCATTAGAACTTACAAATGTATTATCGAACACAGATTTTGCCCCTCAGGTTCTTTCATTAGTAGATATTAATGCAGAACAAATTGTGACTGTAGAAGTTACTACTCCAAAAACATTAATAATGAATGATCTTGTAGatcaatttgaaataaattgtaatgAAATATTGAATCTAACAAATTATCAAGATTTAGAACTTCAGTATGGAATTTCAAATACAGATCAAAATTTGTATgatcatataaattattctgaatTATCATTAGGAACTGTTGAAGGAACATCATTTTTTGTGGATTCGAATATTAACAAACTAGATACTTTAccaatagaaaattatttgaatcAATCGTTTCCatcgtttttaaatttttaa
- the LOC126863390 gene encoding peptidyl-prolyl cis-trans isomerase FKBP8-like, translated as MIIETFENNKMEDESIQPGTSQADFIKEGLNFDINPNEPMTKAVLNEHPPEEWIDILGNGQLKKKVIKSGKNGTRPNRSDICTLKIIGKLKDGTTVEEYEDLKIQLGDVEVIQGLDLAIALMDVNEVAEIEIDPRFAYGSLGKEPNIPPNATILYTVELKSSELEEETETLHVNQRKEIGNKKRERGNWWFTRNEPTLAIQCYRRALEFLLPTESRTSYQNEMEDTTTDAELQALLEDRMKVYNNLAAAQMKTQAYDAALKSVESVLSCQPQNVKALFRKGKILHYKGEHALAYQTLLQAAKLEPETKAIQSELAILKEKNAKDAQHEKNLYRKMLGAHKNDNNYQKNTKEQKSKNSSKLTWSLIGGATAAILSVFLYRFVS; from the exons ATGATTATTGAAACCTTTGAAAATAACAAG ATGGAAGATGAATCTATTCAACCAGGGACGAGTCAAGCTGATTTCATTAAAGAAGGATTAAACTTTGATATAAACCCAAATGAACCAATGACAAAAGCAGTTTTAAATGAACATCCACCTGAAGAGTGGATAGATATCTTAGGAAATGGACAGCTTAAAAAGAAAGTTATAAAAAGTGGGAAAAATGGAACACGACCAAATAGATCTGATATTTGtactttaaaaattattgGTAAATTAAAAGATGGTACGACGGTTGAAGAATATGAAGACCTCAAAATTCAATTAGGTGATGTTGAAGTGATTCAG GGATTAGATTTAGCAATTGCATTAATGGATGTAAATGAAGTTGCTGAAATTGAGATTGATCCAAGGTTTGCTTATGGTTCTCTAGGAAAAGAACCAAATATTCCACCAAATGCCACTATTTTATATACAGTTGAATTAAAGTCCAGTGAAttagaagaagaaacagaaacaCTCCATGTCAATCAGCGAAAAGAAATTgg CAATAAAAAACGGGAACGGGGCAATTGGTGGTTTACTCGTAATGAACCAACACTTGCGATTCAGTGTTATCGGAGAGCATTAGAATTTTTGTTACCAACAGAAAGTCGTACATCTTACCAAAATGAAATGGAAGATACTACTACTGATGCAGAATTACAGGCTTTACTGGAGGATCGTATGAAAGTATATAATAATCTAGCAGCTGCACAAATGAAAACACAAGCTTATGATGCAGCATTGAAAAGTGTAGAAAGTGTTCTAAGTTGTCAACCTCAAAATGTAAAAGCACTCTTTAGGAAAG gAAAAATTTTGCATTATAAAGGAGAACATGCATTAGCATATCAAACATTGCTTCAAGCAGCAAAATTGGAGCCAGAAACAAAGGCTATTCAGTCGGAATTAGCTAttttaaaagagaagaatgcTAAGGACGCTCAGCATGAAAAAAATCTGTATCGTAAAATGTTAGGAGCACATAAAAATGACAATAATTAtcaaaaaaatacaaaagaacaaaaaagtaaaaattcatCAAAGCTTACATGGAGTTTAATTGGTGGAGCAACTGCAGCAATTTTAagcgtatttttatatagatttGTTTCGTGA
- the LOC126863421 gene encoding peptidyl-prolyl cis-trans isomerase 5 isoform X2, with protein MLGVVLATFCSSSNADDKKGPKVTDKVWFDINIDGKYEGRIEIGLFGKTVPKTVQNFIALAKKPQGEGYKGSKFHRVIREFMIQGGDFTKGDGTGGRSIYGARFEDENFKLKHYGAGWLSMANAGKDTNGSQFFITVKQTPWLDGRHVVFGKIIKGMDVVRKIENVNTDTRDRPTKDVVIADCGAEVVAEPFSVSKESATD; from the exons atgt TGGGAGTCGTGTTAGCGACCTTTTGTTCAAGTAGTAACGCTGACGATAAAAAAGGCCCAAAAGTTACAGATAAg GTATGGTTTGACATTAATATTGATGGTAAATATGAAGGAAGAATTGAGATTGGGCTGTTTGGAAAAACAGTTCCAAAGACTGTCCAGAACTTCATTGCATTAGCAAAAAAACCTCAAGGAGAAGGATATAAGGGTAGTAAATTTCATAGAGTCATTCGTGAATTTATGATTCAAGGAGGAGATTTTACAAAAGGAGATGGAACTGGAG gtCGCAGTATTTATGGAGCTCGTTTTGAagatgaaaatttcaaattgaaacaTTATGGTGCTGGATGGTTGTCTATGGCAAATGCTGGAAAAGATACCAATGGATCACAGTTCTTTATTACTGTGAAACAAACTCCTTGGCTTGATGGTAGACATGTCGTATTTGGCAAAATAATTAAGGGAATG gACGTagtaagaaaaattgaaaatgtaaatacTGATACTCGAGATAGACCAACAAAAGATGTTGTAATTGCTGATTGTGGTGCAGAAGTAGTAGCAGAACCTTTCAGTGTATCAAAGGAAAGTGCTACTGATTAA
- the LOC126863421 gene encoding peptidyl-prolyl cis-trans isomerase 5 isoform X3 has protein sequence MGVVLATFCSSSNADDKKGPKVTDKVWFDINIDGKYEGRIEIGLFGKTVPKTVQNFIALAKKPQGEGYKGSKFHRVIREFMIQGGDFTKGDGTGGRSIYGARFEDENFKLKHYGAGWLSMANAGKDTNGSQFFITVKQTPWLDGRHVVFGKIIKGMDVVRKIENVNTDTRDRPTKDVVIADCGAEVVAEPFSVSKESATD, from the exons A TGGGAGTCGTGTTAGCGACCTTTTGTTCAAGTAGTAACGCTGACGATAAAAAAGGCCCAAAAGTTACAGATAAg GTATGGTTTGACATTAATATTGATGGTAAATATGAAGGAAGAATTGAGATTGGGCTGTTTGGAAAAACAGTTCCAAAGACTGTCCAGAACTTCATTGCATTAGCAAAAAAACCTCAAGGAGAAGGATATAAGGGTAGTAAATTTCATAGAGTCATTCGTGAATTTATGATTCAAGGAGGAGATTTTACAAAAGGAGATGGAACTGGAG gtCGCAGTATTTATGGAGCTCGTTTTGAagatgaaaatttcaaattgaaacaTTATGGTGCTGGATGGTTGTCTATGGCAAATGCTGGAAAAGATACCAATGGATCACAGTTCTTTATTACTGTGAAACAAACTCCTTGGCTTGATGGTAGACATGTCGTATTTGGCAAAATAATTAAGGGAATG gACGTagtaagaaaaattgaaaatgtaaatacTGATACTCGAGATAGACCAACAAAAGATGTTGTAATTGCTGATTGTGGTGCAGAAGTAGTAGCAGAACCTTTCAGTGTATCAAAGGAAAGTGCTACTGATTAA
- the LOC126863421 gene encoding peptidyl-prolyl cis-trans isomerase 5 isoform X1 — protein MKSLLLVGVVLATFCSSSNADDKKGPKVTDKVWFDINIDGKYEGRIEIGLFGKTVPKTVQNFIALAKKPQGEGYKGSKFHRVIREFMIQGGDFTKGDGTGGRSIYGARFEDENFKLKHYGAGWLSMANAGKDTNGSQFFITVKQTPWLDGRHVVFGKIIKGMDVVRKIENVNTDTRDRPTKDVVIADCGAEVVAEPFSVSKESATD, from the exons atgaaatCGCTTTTATTAGTGGGAGTCGTGTTAGCGACCTTTTGTTCAAGTAGTAACGCTGACGATAAAAAAGGCCCAAAAGTTACAGATAAg GTATGGTTTGACATTAATATTGATGGTAAATATGAAGGAAGAATTGAGATTGGGCTGTTTGGAAAAACAGTTCCAAAGACTGTCCAGAACTTCATTGCATTAGCAAAAAAACCTCAAGGAGAAGGATATAAGGGTAGTAAATTTCATAGAGTCATTCGTGAATTTATGATTCAAGGAGGAGATTTTACAAAAGGAGATGGAACTGGAG gtCGCAGTATTTATGGAGCTCGTTTTGAagatgaaaatttcaaattgaaacaTTATGGTGCTGGATGGTTGTCTATGGCAAATGCTGGAAAAGATACCAATGGATCACAGTTCTTTATTACTGTGAAACAAACTCCTTGGCTTGATGGTAGACATGTCGTATTTGGCAAAATAATTAAGGGAATG gACGTagtaagaaaaattgaaaatgtaaatacTGATACTCGAGATAGACCAACAAAAGATGTTGTAATTGCTGATTGTGGTGCAGAAGTAGTAGCAGAACCTTTCAGTGTATCAAAGGAAAGTGCTACTGATTAA
- the LOC126863454 gene encoding uncharacterized protein KIAA1143 homolog, with protein MSRKKHNVSYIKPNEPKFLRELKEQIGYKEGPTIDTKREVLPQYSDNEEEHEEDKPVVVVLNSEHLSAEQAEAYKKKKGEEEANTPADLSKRIVFKKNKITEAESDKADKPLKKKIKKSKQEKFVLSFSDNDEDYS; from the exons ATGTCAAGGAAGAAACATAATGTGTCGTATATTAAGCCGAATGAGCCAAAATTTTTACGCGAATTAAAGGAACAAATCGGATATAAGGAAGGACCTACAATCGACACAAAG AGAGAAGTATTACCACAATATTCAGACAATGAAGAAGAACATGAAGAAGACAAGCCTGTTGTAGTTGTATTAAATTCTGAGCACTTGAGTGCAGAACAAGCAGAAGCatataagaaaaagaaaggagaag AGGAAGCTAATACTCCAGCTGATTTATCTAAAAGAATTGTATTcaagaaaaacaaaataacaGAGGCAGAATCAGATAAAGCAGATAAACCAttgaaaaagaagattaaaaaatcaaaacaagagaaatttgtattatcaTTTAGTGATAATGATGAAGATTACTCGTAA